One Aerosakkonema funiforme FACHB-1375 genomic region harbors:
- a CDS encoding four helix bundle protein — MSVSSYRDLKVWQVGMEIADQIYQLTDSFPKHEIYGLSSQMQRAAVSIPSNIAEGHARNSTKEFLHHISIAQGSLAELETQLIIATWRPYIENKANIETIFQKMEELGKMLGGLEKSLQNKLKKEKKPKTED; from the coding sequence ATGAGCGTAAGCAGCTATCGAGATCTTAAGGTTTGGCAAGTTGGGATGGAAATAGCAGACCAGATTTACCAGCTAACCGACAGCTTTCCAAAGCACGAGATATACGGTTTAAGCAGTCAAATGCAACGCGCAGCTGTATCGATTCCTTCTAACATTGCTGAAGGACACGCGAGAAACTCTACTAAGGAATTCTTGCATCACATCTCCATCGCACAAGGTTCGCTTGCCGAATTAGAAACTCAGCTAATCATAGCAACATGGCGGCCTTACATTGAAAACAAGGCCAATATTGAAACAATTTTTCAGAAGATGGAAGAATTGGGTAAAATGCTTGGCGGGCTAGAAAAGTCTTTGCAAAATAAACTAAAGAAGGAGAAGAAACCGAAAACAGAAGACTAA